The Arachis ipaensis cultivar K30076 chromosome B07, Araip1.1, whole genome shotgun sequence genomic interval GAGTTTTTGCTGTGAACGCCATGGATGCTTCTAAGGCAGATCTgttgatgagaggtatatgtcTAATTAGTGATAAAATCTTAAttgcattatatgatactggagcATCGCATTCGTTTATTTTGTTTGCTAAAGTTGAGGAACTAGGCTTGAAAGTGTCAGAGTTAGCATTTGATTtgcatgtacatactccgcatcagacagttatgactaggtcaggGTGTAGGCAAGTAGGTTTCAAGTTTGAGGGTAGAGACTTCATGCATGATTTGATCTATTTACCAATGGTTGGGTTGGAGATGATATTGGGGTTTGATTTGCTGTCGAAGAACCGAGTTTTGTTGGATTGTTTTGAACGGTTGATTCAGTTTATGCCGAAAGGAGAAAATGGAGCAGTGATAGCTGACGGGTATTACTtgaactctgtaatggtgcaCTGTAGTGGGGAGGAGTGTCAAGGTTATATCTTGTTGACTGCTAATGTGTTAGGTGATGCCCAGAACATAGATCAGATTCCGGTGGTTAGAGACTTTTTGGAGGTATTCCCGGAAGATATCCCTGAGTTTTCACCTCAAAGGGAGATTGAATTTggattgaattggtgcctggaGCTGGACTAGTGTCGATTGCGCCATAtagaatggc includes:
- the LOC110265073 gene encoding uncharacterized protein LOC110265073; the protein is MELMQLKQGSLSVADYTSKFEELCRFSRVCQCAPETYESWKCIKYQRGLKDNSMTAMAPMEIRTFSDLVKKARVVEEYAKTVASSKETHRGSSSRGHDKYFHPRGQIFKRGGYAPQGQGGFRKNTQDQFQRGKGRENQSGCFNCGLPGHIARDCTRGRNPNAGQSQHQGRVFAVNAMDASKADLLMRGICLISDKILIALYDTGASHSFILFAKVEELGLKVSELAFDLHVHTPHQTVMTRSGCRQVGFKFEGRDFMHDLIYLPMVGLEMILGFDLLSKNRVLLDCFERLIQFMPKGENGAVIADGYYLNSVMVHCSGEECQGYILLTANVLGDAQNIDQIPVVRDFLEVFPEDIPEFSPQREIEFGLNWCLELD